The Pseudonocardia broussonetiae DNA segment GAGCCGTTCCAGCCAGTCGGCGATCTGGGGGGAGTAGCCGGGCGCCTGGTGCAGGACGACCACGCCCGTTCCCGCTGGCCCGAGGGGTCGTGCCATCTTGCAGGGGACGCCGTCGACGGTCAGGTCCTCGATCGTGATCGGCCGGCCGGTCACAGTGAGCTCACGACCGGGAGGTCGATGCCGTCGAGCTGCTGCTTGCGCCACGCCTGGTGCTCGGCGTCGCGCTCGCGGAACTCGGGGATCACCTCGGTCGCCCAGATCTCCAGCGACTCCATGAGGTGCTCGTGCCTGGTCCAGCCGAACTGCTGGTTGAGCAGCAGCCCGTCGGCGTGGGTCGCCTCGATCTGGCGGGTGAACTCCCGAGCACGCTCGGGTCCGCACATCATCGTCCCCGGCAGGTCGGCGAAGTGGCGGCCCAGGTCGAGCAGGAACTGCGGCAGCCCGGACTCCGGACGGATGTCACTCCGACCCGCCTTGAAGTCCTGGAACGAGTCGTAGAGGTGGTGGGTCGGGTCACCGATGCGGGCCATCGCGCCACCGGTGAGTCCGTAGCCGTAGTACTCCACGCCCTCGCGGGCGCGCTCCTCGGCGAGCTCGTCGGTCGGCGCCACCAGGCCCATCGTGAAGGTGAACACCGCGGGGTTGATCCCCTTGCCCATCGGGTTGACGGAGCCCGACCGCAGGGTGTCCCAGTAGGCCTGCACCTCGGCGGCGACGGTGTCCGGGCCCGCCAGCGTCAGCATCAGCTGCCCCAGCCCGCGCGCCGCGACCCCGGGCGCCATGTTCGGCAGCGCGGTCGACGTCCACAGCGGCGGGTGGGGCCTCTGGTACGACTTCGGCACGACGTTCCCCGCCGGGAACCGGAACCACTCGT contains these protein-coding regions:
- a CDS encoding LLM class flavin-dependent oxidoreductase, which encodes MKFGVFYNPMVPKAPGQDDWEPGQERKVLTEMLEQIRFADSLGFDYAFLGEHHFMPEYAHNSATEVILGALAESTSRIRIATGIVHTSHNDPIRTAERIATLDQLSGGRVEFGFGPGTTPEIAHWLKDDLPRKRERSDASAQVSIDVLGSTGVWPGVDNEWFRFPAGNVVPKSYQRPHPPLWTSTALPNMAPGVAARGLGQLMLTLAGPDTVAAEVQAYWDTLRSGSVNPMGKGINPAVFTFTMGLVAPTDELAEERAREGVEYYGYGLTGGAMARIGDPTHHLYDSFQDFKAGRSDIRPESGLPQFLLDLGRHFADLPGTMMCGPERAREFTRQIEATHADGLLLNQQFGWTRHEHLMESLEIWATEVIPEFRERDAEHQAWRKQQLDGIDLPVVSSL